GTCTTTGACCGTGCGGGCGCTGCGCGGATCGAGCGCGTTGGTCGGCTCGTCGAGCAGCAGCACCTCGGGCTCGTGCAGCAGCACGCCGGCAAGGCCGAGCTTCTGGCGCATGCCGCGCGAGTAGCCCTCGACGAGGTCGTCGCCGCGTTCCTCCAGCTCGAACAGGCGCAGCAGGCGCTCGATCTGGGAGGAGGGATCCTTCACGCCGAAGAGGCCCGCGGTGAAGCTCAGAAACTCGCGCCCCGTCAGCTTCTCGTACAGGAACGGCGTCTCCGGCACGAAACCGACCACGCGCCGCGCCGCCAGCGGCTGCTGCAGCACATCGACACCGCCGATACGGATCGTGCCCGCGCTCGGTTTCAGCAGCGCGGCGAGCATGCGCATCGTCGTGGTCTTGCCGGCGCCGTTGGGGCCGAGGAAGCCGACGATCTCGCCGCGCGCGACGCGCAGGTCGAGGTCGCGCAGCGCAACCGTCTCGCCGAAGCGCTTGCCGAGGCCGTGCGTCTCGATCGCCGGGCCGTCGGCCGTACCGTCGCGACCGAGGCGATCGCTGCCGAAGGGCTGCATCATGCGGCCAGCATAGCAACCCGACCGCACCGCACCACGTGCGATTGACCGCTCAAACGAGCGCTTACTAGACTCGATTCAGAGGCAGCGCCGTGCAGGCGCCGAGGCAGAGGACATGACGACCACCGCGGACCCCGCGCTGGAGAAACGCGCCCGGCTCGTGGCGCTCGCCGGTGAGCTGGCGGACGACTTCGCCACACGGGCAGCCGAGCACGACCGCGAGAACACCTTCCCCTTCGAAAATTTTCAGAAGATGCGCGAGACCAAATATCTCGCGCTGACGATCCCCGAGAGCCTGGGCGGCCTCGGCGCCAGCCTGCTCGACTTCGCCTGCTGCCAGGAGCGGCTGGCGCAGGGCGACGGCTCGACGGCGGTGGCCGTGAACATGCACCTGTTCGGCATCGGCGCCCTGCTCGAAGGCGGCCTGCCCGACGACGCGGCGCGGCAGTTGATCTTGAAGTCGGTGGCGGACAACGGCTGGCTCTTGGGCGGCAGCCTGACGGAGCCGGAGTCCGGCGGCAATTGGGGCTTCCCCGTGACGAAAGCGGAGCACCTGCCCGGCTTCTACAAGCTCAACGGCCGCAAGATGTTCGCCAGCATGGCGCCGGCGATGAACTTCTTCCTCGTCAGCGCCACCGTGCCCGGCACGGACGGCGCCCCGGACGAAGTCGGCACCTTCGCCATTCCCAAGGGCACGCCCGGGTTGGAGATTATCGAGACCTGGGACGCGCTGGGCATGCGCGCCACGGGCAGCCACGACCTGAAGCTGAGCGACTGCCTGGTGCCGGAGCTGATGCTGGTCGAGAAGCGGCCGGCGGGCGACTTCGACGAGCGCGGCCTGGCGCTGTTCGCCTGGTTCAGCGTCAGCATCGCCTCGGTCTACACGGGCGTGGCCACGGCGGCGCGCAACTTCGCCGTGGAGTACGCGAAGCAGCGGCGGCCGTCGGTTTTGGCGCGCAGCATTGCGCATATGCCGGCGGTGCAGTTCGCGCTGGCGGACATGGACGTGATGCTGGCCACGGCGCGGGCGCTGACGCACACGGTGGCCGAAGAGTGGATGCGCGGCGAGCACCACACGATGGCGGGCATGGTGCGCTTGTTGCAGCCGAAATACTTCGCCACGCCCAATGCGATCGAGGTCGTAAACAAGGCGATGGGCATCGTCGGCGGGCTGGGGCTGTACAAGAAGACGCCTTTGGAGCGCTATTACCGCGACGTGCGCGCCGGCACCTTCCATCCGATCAGCCAGGACGTGACGCGCGAGTGGCTGGGCAAGGCGGCGCTGGGCATCGACCCCACGGCAGAGCCGCGCTGGGGTTGAGCAGCGCCGCCGTGTTTGACGCCCCAAGCGGGCGCTTGCTACGATCGATCGCGCCTGGCAGGGTAGCTCAGCGGTAGAGCAGGGGACTCATAAGCCCTTGGTCGGGGGTTCGAATCCCTCCCCTGCTACCGGGATTCACGCGTGAAACGCCCTGGATTCGGGGCGTTTTTTCTTCGCGTCCGTGGATTTGATACCAACGCTGACAGCAACCGGGCGGCCGGTTGCTGTCAGCCCGTAGCGGAACCGCCCAGCGCCTCGTTCAGCCTGGCCGCGTTGTCGCGCAACAGCTCGGGCGCAAGGCGCACTTAGGTGTTCATTGTCAGACTGATCTGCGAATGCCCGAGCTGTTCCATCACCGAACGCATCGACGCGCCGCCGGCGGGCAAGGGCGAGGCGGCGCCGCGACGCAGATCGCGAAGACGGGGGGCCTGTGACCTGGCGACGGCAGGTCGTTGCGGGAATTAGCCACGCCGGCACGCTACGGGCCCGATTCCGCTATGCTGGCGCTGGCGCGCAGCCCGACCCGGTACGGCAGCGGCCGCCGGGCGGCAAACACGCAGAACGGGAGCGAGGCGATGAGTGAGGCGAAGGTTAACCCCAACGGCGCCCTGGCCGGGCGCGTCGCGGTCGTCACCGGCGCGAGCCGCGGCATCGGCGAGGCGATCGCCCGCCGCCTGGCGATGGAGGGCGCCAAAGTCGTGGTCGCGGCCCGCACCGTGGAGCAGAGCGAGCACCCGCTGCCCGGCACGATCACCGAGACCGTCAAGCACATCCGCGACGCCGGCGGCGAGGCGCAGGCGATCAGGGCCGATCTCTCGCGCAGCGAAGACCGTCACCGCCTGATCGAGCAGGCGCAGGCGGCCTACGGCCCGGTCGATCTCCTCGTCAACAACGCGGCCGTCACCTACTACGCGCCCACGGCCGAGTTCGTCGAAAAGCGGCTGCGGCTGATGTTCGAGGTGCAGGTCTTCGGCCCCACGGAGCTGGCACAGCTCGTCTATCCCGGCATGAAGGCGAAGGGCCGCGGCCACATCATCTACATCTCCTCCGGCGCCGCCTACCACCCGCAGCAGCCCTACACGGCGGCGGCCGCGCGCGGCGGCACGGTCTACGGCATGTGCAAGGCGGCGATGGAACGCTTCTCCACCGGCTTCGCCTCGGAAGTTTACGGCGACAACGTGGCGGTGAACGCGATCTCCCCCGGCCTCGTCAAGACGCCCGGCACCGAGTTCCTCGGCATCACCAACCAGAACACCCGCGACCGCGAGTCGCCCGTCGAGATGATCGCGGAGGCGGTCTGCTTCATCGCCCGCAGCGAGCCAAAGACGATCACCGGCCGCATCGACCACATTCCCCAGTTCCTCGAAGAGTTCAAGCTGCAGCCGGCGGCGCTGATCTGAGCCCATCGGCGCCGATGGCTGCCGCCCGATGTCCCCGGAGGACGCGATGCTGAACGAACTGCTGCCGCTGGCCGAAAAAGCCGCGGCGCTGCTCAAGGAGCGGCGCGAGACGATCGCCGTGGCCGAGTCGTCCACCGGCGGGCTGATCGCGGCGGCGCTGCTCGCCGTGCCCGGCGCCTCGGCCTACTTTCTTGGCGGCGCCGTCGTCTATACGCACGCGGCGCGCACGGCGCTGCTGGCGATTCCGGACGAGGCGCTCAGCGGCATGCGCGCCTCAACCGAGCCGTACGCGCTGCTGCTGGCGCGCACGGCGCGTGAGCGCTTCGCCGCGAGTTGGGGCTTAAGCGAGAGCGGCGCCACCGGCCCCACGGGCAACCGCTACGGCGACGCCGCCGGCCACAGCTGCCTCGCGCTCGCCGGCGCGAGCGAACGCGCGATTACGCTGGAGACCGGCGACGCCGACCGTCTGCGCAACATGCAGGCTTTCGCCGCCGCGGGCCTGGAGCTGCTCCTGCAAGGCCTGGCGCGCTGAGCACAGATGAGCTCCCTCGCTCCCCCGTCCCCACTTTCCCTAACCCAATCTGGAGGAGATCCGCGGCTGTTCAAGCGCGTATGGGAGAGAGGGGCGATCCGGTAGCGCTGGCGCGAGGCGGCGCCGGACGGTACGACGCGCCGCAGGCGCGACCGACGGCGCGAAAGGCGCTGGCGGTGCGCTCCCGCAGCAGCCTGCTAACCCAATCCCGCCCCGGAACTTCCTGCCAATGATCGCCCCTCTCCCTCTCTCGATGTACCATCGCGTTCCACGCGATATACACGATTGGGAGAGGGAGAGGGGTCGGGGGTGAGGGTGAGGGCCGACCGCCTACGCCCCCGTCTGCACCGAGGCGCTGAGCATGGAGCGGCCCTGCCGCGCCGAGTTCCAGACGAACCAGAGGATGCCCAGCACCACCCACACGCCGACGATCAGGATCGCCATCTGGCCGTCCTGGGCCGAGTTGCCGCCCGCCGAAAGGGCGATGTAGAACACGGCGAG
The DNA window shown above is from Dehalococcoidia bacterium and carries:
- a CDS encoding ABC transporter ATP-binding protein, whose translation is MMQPFGSDRLGRDGTADGPAIETHGLGKRFGETVALRDLDLRVARGEIVGFLGPNGAGKTTTMRMLAALLKPSAGTIRIGGVDVLQQPLAARRVVGFVPETPFLYEKLTGREFLSFTAGLFGVKDPSSQIERLLRLFELEERGDDLVEGYSRGMRQKLGLAGVLLHEPEVLLLDEPTNALDPRSARTVKDLLLGLRDRGRAVLLSTHVLEIAEQLCDRVAIIDAGALIASGTLAELRQRTGAGDASLEDVFLRLTGGNEERELARYLAG
- a CDS encoding acyl-CoA dehydrogenase family protein encodes the protein MTTTADPALEKRARLVALAGELADDFATRAAEHDRENTFPFENFQKMRETKYLALTIPESLGGLGASLLDFACCQERLAQGDGSTAVAVNMHLFGIGALLEGGLPDDAARQLILKSVADNGWLLGGSLTEPESGGNWGFPVTKAEHLPGFYKLNGRKMFASMAPAMNFFLVSATVPGTDGAPDEVGTFAIPKGTPGLEIIETWDALGMRATGSHDLKLSDCLVPELMLVEKRPAGDFDERGLALFAWFSVSIASVYTGVATAARNFAVEYAKQRRPSVLARSIAHMPAVQFALADMDVMLATARALTHTVAEEWMRGEHHTMAGMVRLLQPKYFATPNAIEVVNKAMGIVGGLGLYKKTPLERYYRDVRAGTFHPISQDVTREWLGKAALGIDPTAEPRWG
- a CDS encoding SDR family NAD(P)-dependent oxidoreductase — encoded protein: MSEAKVNPNGALAGRVAVVTGASRGIGEAIARRLAMEGAKVVVAARTVEQSEHPLPGTITETVKHIRDAGGEAQAIRADLSRSEDRHRLIEQAQAAYGPVDLLVNNAAVTYYAPTAEFVEKRLRLMFEVQVFGPTELAQLVYPGMKAKGRGHIIYISSGAAYHPQQPYTAAAARGGTVYGMCKAAMERFSTGFASEVYGDNVAVNAISPGLVKTPGTEFLGITNQNTRDRESPVEMIAEAVCFIARSEPKTITGRIDHIPQFLEEFKLQPAALI
- a CDS encoding CinA family protein; translation: MNELLPLAEKAAALLKERRETIAVAESSTGGLIAAALLAVPGASAYFLGGAVVYTHAARTALLAIPDEALSGMRASTEPYALLLARTARERFAASWGLSESGATGPTGNRYGDAAGHSCLALAGASERAITLETGDADRLRNMQAFAAAGLELLLQGLAR